From the uncultured Trichococcus sp. genome, one window contains:
- a CDS encoding AI-2E family transporter: MYTEFIKRKRGIALDTISYYIKEIINATGKGLKGYIISAIKLAVISFVLLCLGFLYFGIDFWFLKALGIAVFDLIPILGSGMVMIPWAVIHLLLGNTTLAWQIGLLYVILVVVRQIAEPFITGKEIGIRPLYTFLATVVCILLFGPIGAVLGAVLAVVIKAVLEVSSISRNNYDKYRR, encoded by the coding sequence GTGTATACTGAATTCATCAAGAGAAAGCGAGGGATCGCATTGGATACGATCAGCTACTATATCAAAGAAATCATCAACGCAACCGGAAAGGGCTTGAAGGGGTACATCATATCGGCCATCAAGCTTGCTGTCATCAGCTTTGTCCTGTTGTGCCTCGGGTTCCTGTACTTCGGCATCGATTTTTGGTTCCTGAAGGCACTCGGCATCGCAGTGTTCGACCTGATCCCGATTCTGGGGAGCGGGATGGTGATGATCCCTTGGGCGGTGATCCATCTGCTGCTGGGGAACACAACGTTGGCTTGGCAAATCGGACTGCTGTATGTCATTTTGGTGGTCGTCCGTCAGATTGCCGAACCGTTCATCACGGGTAAGGAAATCGGCATCCGCCCGCTGTACACGTTTCTGGCGACAGTCGTCTGCATCCTCTTGTTCGGGCCGATCGGAGCCGTTCTCGGCGCAGTGCTTGCTGTCGTGATCAAAGCCGTTTTGGAAGTATCGAGCATCAGCCGCAACAATTATGATAAATATCGTCGCTGA
- a CDS encoding ferrous iron transport protein A: MTNVRDLPIGVTAIVNKITGQGATRRRLMDMGITKGTAIYVRKVAPLGDPIQVMVRGYELSIRKKDAEMIEVTFGEGK; this comes from the coding sequence TTGACGAATGTAAGGGACTTGCCGATTGGTGTTACTGCAATTGTGAACAAGATAACAGGACAAGGCGCTACCCGCAGAAGACTTATGGATATGGGGATCACGAAAGGCACTGCCATTTATGTCAGAAAAGTCGCTCCATTAGGCGATCCGATCCAAGTGATGGTGCGCGGATATGAATTATCGATACGCAAAAAAGATGCCGAGATGATCGAAGTTACGTTCGGGGAGGGAAAATGA